The genomic segment CCATTCTTCTCAACAACGCCTCTGCATTCCAACTCTTTAAGTTTGATTGTCAACCACCTGTCGCTCAATGCGGTTTCTAACCTCAACTCGCCGTAAGTGTGCTTCCCATGCTTCAAGGTTAGGACAATTCTCCCTTCAGGGGTTAAGGAAACCAACTCCACTTTCAAACCTCTAGAGAAGGAGTAGAGAGAACCAATAAAAACTTTACTAAGTAAAGCAAAAGACTTTCACTCCTAGCGACGTGAGGAGTGGGAAAGTTTATTTGGTGGGACGTGGGAGATATTTCTCGGTGGTACAGTTGAGTGAAGCAACAGTCAAGGTTGATGCAAAGGGAAGAATCGTCATACCTTCCAAGATTCGGAGGGAGCTGGACATAAGAAACATTGTAAAAATTAAAGTGGAAGGGGGCAAGATCACCTTGAAGCCCATTGAGGATCCCTTAAAGTCTTTGGAAAAACTTGTTGTTAAAGGTACAAAGGATGTGGAGAGAGAGATCAGAAGGCTACGTGAAGTTGCTAAGCGTGAACTCCTCACGAGGGCTTAACGCTGCCCATCCTCATCGAAACAGATATCTTGCTTGCCCTTATATCACCCGAAGATAAACATCACACTGAGACAACAAGACTTCTCGACAAGATTCTCGGAGACTCACGCCTCTCACCATACTCGCTTATAGAATTGGATCTACTGCTAAGGTCTGGAGAAATCGTCGTCAGAGAAGTTAAGACCTTCTATACAACGCTCAGCAATCTCTTCAAATATAGAGAAATAAGCTTGTTGCCAGCAAAACCTATCAATCACGGTGAAGCTTATGAACTGAGACGGAAGTATAAGGAGTTAACATACTTCGACAGTCTTCATGCCGCGGTTGGAATAGCAGAAAACCTAGAACTT from the Candidatus Bathyarchaeota archaeon genome contains:
- a CDS encoding AbrB/MazE/SpoVT family DNA-binding domain-containing protein → MSEATVKVDAKGRIVIPSKIRRELDIRNIVKIKVEGGKITLKPIEDPLKSLEKLVVKGTKDVEREIRRLREVAKRELLTRA
- a CDS encoding PIN domain-containing protein — translated: MPILIETDILLALISPEDKHHTETTRLLDKILGDSRLSPYSLIELDLLLRSGEIVVREVKTFYTTLSNLFKYREISLLPAKPINHGEAYELRRKYKELTYFDSLHAAVGIAENLELVSYDKEYAKITELEYNHPNKHI